In Tachysurus fulvidraco isolate hzauxx_2018 chromosome 11, HZAU_PFXX_2.0, whole genome shotgun sequence, one DNA window encodes the following:
- the brca2 gene encoding breast cancer type 2 susceptibility protein isoform X2 — MFDDFFHRIETELGPLNSDWFEELTVRASEDGCGNSTAHKDKDKVIFRAPETPVLDSQMCSTPRIFRRRRPLSPASGLEDTPNSGTGRMFPAPPGAESSPCLFDLAKDSQQFHKDWGSLKTSACLDLLDTPTDLTTQASSAQRISESLGAKLNPDLSWSSSFNTPSLTPTVILSKKTECQSSPIVRKLFPSLSKDSESTSSVQHNDINGGNVHAEKQKSDSSTDNLDGVWRQTVPDAIKDSDLRNTVESVLDGAEDVLSFFFTDSGSSLRRVKSTERKKRLNGVYKEVKADPVTVEHTTDRPSASKTVTGASVANLKSPLFSSQLDNKDFTQWTPLSLSDVQYSKPNQACISEISSKLTSPGVDDHRIAQTFSPDSIREKSQGQISLSEASPALTFSRKPRKFVYRVQNSDSKKKHNVTDAAVGKHYQEASSHEEDVHTDTGDQSVQPAETTVKQVHPTLLNIDHELDMSQLCKAFAEDFTQEVNSLKAPQKIAQSSREGVLIPACTVEEINDTQAKAVAAIQCEGHVDRQTAEVVHFTNTQSFESAVCDDACPTVRSGFSPETLPCNDTEHLYSGFKTANNAIIVVPPEALVKAKAALDESSEHTEHLMTHTGTSGVTEPIQAGTNCCKTYKPVIANTAGEKSPSESYHEAGKETSNESVLRSEEAPANMPSMFMCQTNESGFKTASNKSITVSSVNLEKAKDIFKELDEEKLDSCPSDNKMQICSINGAKPYKSAQRSTGNDDGSSSLTASQRADVTELCSMLEDAGSQCEFTQFKHTKMDSKYPDSLQLEREWDPEILAGIDFDDSFNCNLTERQVVKKHQSKADTNASVPNGLMNGDVAVQNLNIRKSCLIPWEMQNKADDSVQEKAFCSGFRTAKGNAVTISVKCLSKARSLFADLEDTERNFSPESDSNADTVKENEDRAGDHQDTVDRRIAVESDLEPKQRINACKGNASSINEEAETCKQMCSKTNLETGQETVDQKPDLNRSSTVSSGFSTAGGKELKISENALQNAKELLNELANGKESKYDRFPAETKATSWTSAQNSYDLLADIVAESKTSDGSLPKGGKEPNFEIGPDTKQATCPTPRSVKSNGFKMANGKEASVSASAIQKSKPIFKDINDCTRSSDEAKPEETNAKLDLEVDTRQHTFVNGFKMASGKGVSFSEKAFMKAKTFFKNCDPDRVEVSQVKRDDTSVMDDCGFKAVAGNMVNLPGTDNLNKEALKKDSTDLNKYVQRKFTKTSSETLQPPSVCGFSTASGAAVSVSADALQRARAMLDDSNAASPGERRSEISEASILSKNEAVVAGKTYGFSTASGRKVAVSEKALQKAWSLFTDCDVDGLGPDPCNLSAPKTSAAGSEPTHELLFNAARNKNGVSEKEPNRGKDVSVGSDDGSVQHGSYSGEALCAKNASVPDNAGKSEGRYENMINGGPKADHSGSGNCGFSTASGKGVCVSKSALAVAYEMFRDCDAQTVTNSTITNDAPSTAIDKKPIESETKATNPPHPSSPAAQDNPSLLSCHSLNLDGCTVTQQKYFEQEAMACTKALLEDDLNESGLMSSLDSDVRQSPAQHQEIRLGVNTGIRKRPSDDELLTGQPPLKRRLVSEFDQISDDGTACAPVKSSPNGTLSDRRVFKYNLKPNITYPSRTVMDQASANQGHLKRRSSDPKAPVFIPPFRKNLKEETPQTRVPTAVAQVPSVFVPPIKKRATSGNVYVKDSPLISADSPAITSSSCESSKYHSARNTDKQKTEETKREEMLENDTTVLGETNIIWQQSLELARDIQNMRVRKKKYQRVRPLPGTFYLAKTSGVSRISLKEAVGYKCPELHTENQLYQHGVSFNVSQITSENAESFRFSCDEFFKREVLRDTGGIQLADGGWLIPDNKGMLGKEEFYRALCDTPGVDPKLISEAWVYNHYRWVVWKRASMERAFPEILGGRCFTPEQVLLQLKLRYDVEVDHSKRSALKKIIERDDTPAKTIVLCVCGIAKDDQSLVRTKEATNTTDTKPESPAAVIWLTDGWYPIKALLDVPLSTMLRKGRLRVGVKLLIHGAELIGSQDACPPLEAPESLMLKIPANSTRRARWDTKLGFYKDPRPFPLLLSALYANGGVVSRVDITVLRSYPIQWMEKKPGSVFVFRNERAEVREVAGYNRTKEKTLEHLFSKIQAQIEKEEEEKRKTRRGRTFSLHEIKNLQEGEEIHEAMESDPALVEAHLSTQQVKAVSSYRQVLTERKRAELQDRVHKAVQEAEGGCANRDVTPVWKLSIADANDLHSSCVYTLNIWRPSLDLQSLLREGRRYKAYHLATSETKKRSGTSNIQFTATKKTQFQDTEVCPQWLSLHFPARQSVKFGDLQSPGFSSPCGEVDLVGYVVSISDRQGTSPVLYLVDEKFDFVSVRICSSLALLALEDLVKPLALLAVINLQLRQQSGPVPSLYAGEQALFSTNPKEAYLQKDIARLKTFAEDYEHFFIVAEEKLSNLIPTGFLNSCESPRTPGLPSVPKSNLRNNASRVFSPFTPVTKRAPIPTGNSDTKDPRSVKRKRGMENLSRLQNPAPLVPLGMVRSPRISKTFNPPRRCETPRNPQTAPTP; from the exons ACATAAACGGTGGGAACGTCCacgcagaaaaacaaaaatctgatTCATCCACTGACAACTTAGATGGTGTTTGGAGGCAGACGGTACCGGATGCGATTAAGGACAGCGATTTGCGGAACACAGTGGAGAGCGTCCTCGACGGAGCCGAGGACGTGCTGTCCTTCTTCTTCACGGACAGCGGCTCCTCACTGCGAAGGGTTAAATCCACGGAAAGGAAAAAGAGGTTGAACGGTGTTTATAAGGAAGTAAAGGCAGATCCCGTGACAGTAGAGCACACTACAGATCGTCCATCCGCATCAAAGACAGTGACCGGTGCTTCTGTTGCAAATTTAAAGTCCCCTTTATTTTCAAGTCAGCTTGATAATAAGGATTTTACACAGTGGACCCCGCTAAGTTTATCTGATGTTCAATACTCAAAGCCAAACCAAGCGTGTATCTCTGAAATCTCAAGTAAACTCACTAGTCCTGGAGTGGATGATCACCGTATCGCACAGACGTTCTCTCCTGATTCGATTCGTGAGAAGTCTCAGGGGCAAATCTCTTTATCGGAGGCATCTCCTGCACTTACCTTCTCAAGAAAACCCAGGAAATTTGTGTATCGAGTGCAAAATTCAGAtagtaaaaaaaagcacaatgtcACTG ATGCTGCGGTTGGAAAACACTACCAGGAAGCTTCCAGTCATGAAGAGGATGTCCACACGGACACCGGAGATCAGTCGGTCCAGCCAGCAGAAACTACCGTTAAGCAGGTCCATCCTACACTTCTTAACATAGACCATGAGCTCGATATGTCTCAGCTTTGCAAAGCGTTTGCGGAGGATTTCACTCAGGAAGTGAACTCGTTAAAAGCGCCACAAAAAATCGCACAGAGCAGCCGTGAAGGTGTTTTAATCCCAGCTTGCACTGTAGAAGAAATAAACGATACGCAGGCTAAAGCAGTAGCTGCGATACAGTGCGAAGGTCACGTAGACCGTCAGACAGCAGAAGTCGTTcatttcacaaatacacaaTCCTTTGAGAGCGCAGTCTGTGACGATGCCTGTCCTACAGTTCGTTCTGGTTTTAGCCCGGAAACGTTACCATGCAACGACACCGAACATCTTTATTCTGGATTTAAAACAGCAAATAATGCGATTATTGTAGTACCACCTGAAGCTTTAGTGAAAGCCAAAGCAGCGTTAGACGAATCCTCAGAGCACACAGAGCACCTCATGACTCACACAGGCACTTCAGGCGTAACCGAACCGATACAAGCAGGTACAAACTGCTGCAAAACTTACAAACCTGTAATAGCAAACACTGCTGGAGAGAAATCGCCTTCAGAAAGCTATCATGAAGCTGGAAAAGAAACTTCTAATGAAAGCGTTTTAAGGTCTGAGGAAGCTCCAGCGAATATGCCTAGCATGTTCATGTGCCAAACAAACGAATCTGGCTTCAAAACTGCGTCTAACAAAAGTATAACTGTCTCATCTGTGAATCTCGAAAAAGCTAAAGACATTTTCAAGGAGTTGGATGAAGAGAAGTTAGATTCATGTCCGTCGGATAACAAGATGCAGATCTGCAGTATAAACGGTGCCAAGCCGTATAAATCTGCACAACGTTCCACCGGCAACGATGACGGAAGTTCATCTTTGACGGCTTCGCAAAGGGCGGACGTGACCGAGCTGTGTAGTATGTTAGAGGACGCAGGCAGCCAGTGTGAGTTTACacagtttaaacacacaaagatgGACTCGAAATATCCAGATAGCCTGCAGCTGGAGCGAGAGTGGGACCCTGAGATACTTGCTGGTATTGACTTTGACGATAGCTTTAACTGCAATTTAACCGAGAGGCAGGTCGTAAAAAAACATCAGTCCAAGGCAGATACGAACGCTTCGGTCCCAAACGGCCTGATGAATGGAGACGTGGCCGTTCAGAATTTAAATATCAGGAAGTCTTGTCTTATTCCATGGGAAATGCAGAATAAGGCTGATGACAGTGTGCAGGAAAAGGCTTTTTGTTCTGGCTTTAGAACTGCAAAGGGAAATGCTGTGACCATCTCTGTGAAATGTCTGAGCAAGGCCAGAAGCCTTTTTGCAGATCTAGAGGACACGGAGAGAAACTTTAGTCCCGAGAGTGACAGCAATGCGGATACCGTTAAAGAAAACGAAGATCGAGCAGGTGACCACCAGGACACGGTGGATCGCAGGATCGCAGTGGAATCAGATCTCGAACCAAAACAAAGGATAAATGCGTGTAAAGGAAACGCGAGCTCAATAAACGAAGAGGCTGAAACGTGTAAACAGATGTGTAGCAAAACAAATCTGGAAACAGGACAAGAAACTGTAGATCAGAAACCAGATTTAAATCGGAGCAGCACGGTAAGTTCTGGATTTAGTACCGCTGGAGGAAAGGAATTAAAGATCTCAGAAAACGCTCTTCAAAATGCAAAGGAACTTTTAAATGAACTTGCAAATGGCAAAGAATCCAAGTATGACCGTTTCCCTGCAGAAACAAAAGCCACCTCTTGGACTTCAGCTCAGAATTCTTATGATTTATTGGCAGACATAGTTGCTGAATCGAAAACGTCTGATGGATCTTTACCAAAAGGTGGAAAAGAACCCAATTTTGAAATCGGCCCCGACACAAAACAGGCAACGTGTCCAACTCCTCGATCCGTCAAGAGTAATGGGTTTAAAATGGCCAACGGCAAAGAAGCGTCTGTCTCAGCAAGTGCAATTCAAAAATCAAAACCCATTTTCAAAGATATTAATGACTGCACGAGAAGCTCGGATGAAGCGAAACCCGAGGAAACGAACGCAAAGCTGGATCTCGAAGTAGATACACGCCAGCACACGTTTGTCAACGGATTCAAGATGGCAAGTGGGAAAGGAGTGAGTTTTTCTGAAAAAGCGTTTATGAAAGCCAAGACGTTTTTTAAAAATTGCGATCCCGATCGTGTGGAGGTTTCTCAAGTAAAAAGAGACGACACAAGTGTGATGGATGACTGTGGCTTCAAGGCAGTTGCGGGAAACATGGTGAATTTGCCCGGAACAGACAATCTGAACAAAGAGGCCTTAAAGAAAGACTccacagatttaaataaatatgtccAAAGGAAATTCACTAAAACCTCCTCTGAGACTCTTCAACCACCATCTGTCTGTGGTTTCAGTACAGCAAGCGGTGCTGCGGTGTCCGTTTCAGCCGACGCACTTCAGAGAGCAAGAGCTATGTTGGATGATTCAAATGCTGCTTCACCTGGTGAAAGGAGATCGGAAATATCAGAAGCAAGCATTCTTTCCAAAAACGAGGCCGTCGTTGCGGGAAAAACCTACGGCTTTAGCACAGCAAGCGGAAGGAAAGTCGCCGTTTCTGAGAAAGCCCTCCAGAAAGCGTGGAGTCTTTTTACTGACTGTGATGTGGATGGATTAGGACCTGATCCCTGTAATTTGTCAGCTCCAAAGACATCAGCAGCAGGTTCTGAACCTACACACGAATTGCTTTTCAATGCCGCCAGGAACAAAAACGGCGTGTCAGAAAAGGAGCCGAACAGGGGTAAGGACGTGTCGGTCGGTAGTGACGACGGTTCAGTACAACATGGAAGTTATAGCGGTGAAGCTTTGTGTGCTAAGAACGCAAGCGTGCCAGATAATGCCGGAAAATCCGAAGGAAGATATGAGAACATGATTAATGGAGGCCCAAAGGCTGATCACTCGGGATCAGGAAATTGTGGCTTTAGCACAGCCAGCGGAAAAGGTGTTTGCGTGTCAAAATCGGCCCTCGCGGTAGCGTACGAGATGTTCAGAGATTGTGATGCCCAAACAGTTACTAACAGTACAATTACCAATGACGCTCCATCTACAGCTATTGACAAGAAACCTATCGAGTCAGAGACCAAAGCCACTAATCCACCTCACCCGTCATCACCGGCCGCTCAGGATAATCCTTCCCTGCTGAGCTGCCATTCTTTAAATCTTGATGGATGCACTGTAACCcagcaaaaatattttgagcaaGAAGCAATGGCTTGCACCAAAGCACTCTTAGAGGATGATCTCAACGAGAGTGGTTTGATGAGTAGCTTGGACTCTGACGTCAGGCAAAGTCCTGCACAACATCAGGAGATACGCTTAGGGGTGAACACAGGAATACGAAAGCGGCCGTCGGATGACGAGCTTTTGACAG GCCAACCTCCTTTGAAAAGAAGACTTGTTTCAGAGTTTGACCAGATCTCAGACGACGGAACAGCCTGCGCTCCAGTGAAAAGCAGCCCCAACG GGACCCTGAGTGACAGAAGGGTCTTCAAATACAACTTGAAGCCCAATATCACTTATCCGTCCAG GACTGTCATGGACCAAGCATCAGCCAACCAAGGTCACCTCAAAAGGAGATCCTCAGACCCCAAGGCTCCAGTGTTTATACCACCTTTTCGAAAAAACCTCAAGGAGGAAACGCCACAAACCCGTGTTCCTACAGCTGTGGCCCAAGTTCCCAGTGTGTTTGTTCCACCCATTAAAAAGAGAGCTACATCAGGTAACGTTTATGTGAAGGATTCACCACTGATTTCTGCCGATTCCCCAGCCATCACAAGCTCTAGCTGTGAAAGCAGCAAGTATCATTCAGCcagaaatacagacaaacagaaaacagaagaaaccAAGAGAGAGGAGATGCTGGAAAACGATACCACTGTCCTTGGGGAAACAAACA TCATTTGGCAGCAGTCTTTGGAGTTAGCACGAGATATTCAGAACATGAGAGTCAGAAAAAAGAAGTATCAGAGAGTTCGACCTCTACCTGGCACTTTTTACCTGGCTAAGACGTCCGGGGTGAGCAGAATTTCCCTGAAAGAGGCTGTAGGGTACAAGTGTCCTGAGCTCCACACAGAAAACCag cTCTATCAGCATGGCGTATCCTTCAACGTGTCCCAGATAACCAGCGAGAACGCAGAGTCGTTCCGGTTCAGCTGTGACGAGTTTTTCAAACGTGAGGTTCTCCGAGACACCGGAGGGATACAGCTGGCTGACGGTGGGTGGCTGATTCCAGACAACAAGGGAATGCTGGGTAAAGAGGAGTTCTACAG AGCCTTATGTGATACTCCTGGTGTTGACCCCAAACTGATAAGTGAAGCATGGGTGTATAACCACTATCGGTGGGTTGTGTGGAAACGCGCCTCCATGGAAAGAGCCTTCCCAGAAATACTGGGCGGTCGGTGTTTCACTCCAGAGCAGGTGCTTCTACAGCTCAAACTCAG GTATGACGTTGAGGTGGACCACAGTAAAAGATCAGCCCTGAAGAAGATTATAGAGAGAGACGACACACCAGCCAAGACCAtagtgctttgtgtgtgtggaattgcCAAAGATGACCAAAGTTTAGTCAGGACAAAGGAAGCCACGAACACAACAGATACAAAACCCGAGTCACCCGCTGCAGTCATATGGCTTACCGACGGCTGGTATCCCATCAAAGCGCTACTGGACGTACCTTTGTCTACCATGCTGAGAAAAGGCCGTCTCCGAGTGGGTGTGAAACTTCTGATCCACGGCGCAGAATTAATCGGCTCTCAAGACGCCTGTCCTCCGCTAGAGGCTCCTGAATCACTCATGCTCAAG ATTCCGGCAAACAGTACAAGACGAGCTCGCTGGGACACAAAGCTCGGCTTCTATAAAGACCCTCGACCCTTCCCACTGTTGCTTTCAGCACTGTATGCTAACGGAGGAGTGGTGAGTCGTGTGGACATCACCGTGTTAAGGAGTTACCCAATacag TGGATGGAAAAGAAGCCAGGTTCTGTCTTTGTGTTTCGCAACGAGCGAGCTGAAGTCAGAGAAGTAGCAGGATACAACAGGACCAAAGAGAAGACATTGGAGCACCTTTTCTCCAAAATACAAGCTCagatagagaaagaggaagaag AAAAGAGGAAAACCAGGAGAGGCAGAACATTTAGTCTGCACGAGATCAAGAACCTGCAGGAAGGAGAAGAGATTCATGAAGCGATGGAGAGCGATCCAGCTTTGGTGGAG gcACATCTAAGCACCCAGCAGGTGAAAGCTGTGAGTAGCTACAGGCAAGTTTTAACCGAAAGGAAGAGAGCGGAGTTACAGGACCGGGTGCACAAGGCTGTACAGGAGGCTGAGGGGGGCTGCGCTAACCGAGACGTTACTCCTGTCTGGAAACTGTCTATTGCTGATGCTAATGATTTACACAGCAGCTGCG tATACACACTGAATATCTGGCGGCCTTCTTTGGACTTGCAATCCTTACTGCGAGAAGGCCGCAGATACAAAGCTTATCACCTGGCCACATCAGAGACCAAGAAACGCTCCGGAACTTCGAACATCCAGTTTACAGCTACCAAAAAAACCCAGTTTCAAGACACTGAG GTTTGTCCACAATGGCTAAGTTTACATTTTCCTGCAAGACAATCGGTGAAATTCGGAGATCTTCAGAGCCCCGGATTCAGCTCTCCGTGTGGAGAGGTTGACCTTGTGGGCTACGTCGTTTCTATCTCGGACAGACAAG GTACTTCTCCTGTGTTGTACTTGGTGGATGAAAAGTTTGACTTTGTCTCTGTGAGGATCTGTAGCAGCCTGGCACTTCTTGCTCTGGAGGACCTGGTAAAGCCATTAGCTCTACTGGCTGTAATCAACCTGCAGCTCCGACAGCAGTCTGGCCCAGTCCCCAGCCTTTATGCTGGAGAACAAGCACTATTCTCTACAAACCCTAAAGAAGCCTACTTACAGAAAGATATTGCTCGTCTGAAGACGTTCGCTGAG GATTATGAGCATTTCTTCATAGTCGCTGAAGAGAAGCTCTCGAACCTGATTCCAACAGGTTTCCTGAACTCTTGTGAGTCCCCAAGAACTCCAGGTTTACCCTCAGTGCCAAAATCAAACCTCAGGAATAAT GCAAGCCGAGTTTTCTCCCCTTTCACTCCTGTGACCAAAAGAGCCCCTATACCCACCGGAAACTCCGACACTAAGGACCCCAGGAGTGTGAAAAGGAAGCGTGGTATGGAGAACCTTTCACGCCTTCAAAACCCAGCACCCCTCGTTCCTCTGGGAATGGTCCGCTCTCCCAGAATCAGCAAGACTTTTAACCCTCCCAGAAGGTGCGAGACTCCTCGTAATCCACAGACAGCACCAACTCCATAA